GGCAAGAGATGTGTATTCTTGAGTGGCTTTAAATGAGGCCAGCTTAAACCAGCTGACTCTCAACCAAGTGGCAGAGGGATGCAGACCCTCTTAGGTGAGATTTGCAAAACTTGCCCAGCTGAGCCTTCTGGCTCACAGGTGGCTTTAGGCGGATATGCATTACTGCATGCTTCTGGGAGTCTGTGGTTACTCAGCAGACACTGGTGGGTAAGACAGAACTCCTCCTCACTATCTGACCTTCCCCACTGGTTTACCCCTCACTCTTTTCCAACCGCACTGACCTCTTTGCTGTTTCCCAGCCATCAGGCTCACTCCTACCTCAGCATATGTAAGGTCTATTCTCACCCCTCGGAGACGCCAGGGTTACCGCCTCAGCTCTCTCTGTTGTTTGCATCAAGATCATGTAAAATATGCCTTTCCTCACACCTAAGAACTCCCATCCCAATTCTAGGTTACCATTGTCTAAAATACACTTTCAGCCATTTTCCCTATTATCTCCAATTAAAATATAAGCTTTGCAAAAGCCAAGATTTCTATATTGTTCATTGCTACAACCCCAGTATTTGTGTACATATTAAGTTTTCAGTGAATTGTCTGTGAGTTAAAATAACCCCTCACCAACTCCCTCATTTTACTGTTAAACCCTGGAAGTTCCAAGTCTTTTGGATCCCTTCTCTTCACAAAAACAATATGATGGAAGAATTTTATCCTGCATTCATTGGGTCACTTCTTGGCTAATATAGTGTTGTGCTTTGAATGTGAAGTGTACCTCTAGGCTCatgcttgaacacttggtccctagctaGGGCTTTGGGGTGGGGCACagctggaggaagtggatcactggGGGTGGATCCTTTCTTAGCTCAGCCCCACTTCTTAGgttgtctgcttcctgactgcataTTCTCCCTCACACACCAACCACCATGCCTCGCCTGCTAGGTTGGACTATCTTCCTCTCAAAtggtgagcccaaataaaccatCTTCCAGAGGCAGCTTCTAGTCAGGATCAGCACCAAGAAGAGCAGCTGAAACACCACTGTAGGGCAAAGCACAGGCCTCTTTACTCATAGCAGCATTCATTCCAATTTATGCACTCTCATGCCGATATGGTTTCTCTTATCAATTTGATTCCATGtatttatgtagtgtgtgtgtgggtgcatacgTGCTATGGTGTGCATATGAAGTAGAAGGTAGctttcagaagttggttctcctcttccaccatgtggttctcATGAGAGCCCCCAGGATGGACTCCTAACCCTCTTTTTGCATTGATTTGCACTCAAATTCCTCATTCAATCCCACTTGTACTCCAAGGGAAACACCAAGGTATATAATGAGGAGCTTTTGGTGCcatgttctattttatttgttctttttctttacacATAATTTCAGTGGGCATAGAGTGCTAAGCTGAGAAAGATTTTTCTTCCCACAACACAGATGTCATACACTGTCTCCTGGCTTTGTTACTATGAGATagtaatatcttttttttcttttgtaagtgaCATGTTTCATTTCTAATACTTTAAAatgttctcctttttttccttttattgaaaatcgatttttttcctcacataatatattctgattagttTTTCTTCCCTCTACCCCTCCCAGTTTCTCCCCTCTTGTCCTCCCAttcagatctacctgccttctgtctctcattagaaaacaaacaggcttcgaAGGGATGATAAATGACatgatatgataaaacaaaaactaacacactggaataggaaaaaacaaactgaaggaaaagaactcaagaaaaggcacaagaaacagatacagatgcagagacccactcattcacacactcagaaatcccacaaaaacactaaactagaagtcataatatatacacacatagtcCTTCCCCCATCAGCGCCCAGCTATgtttatgtttgtcttactggttgaaaaataaagcactgttggccaatagggaagcaagataggtgggactaggagtcgaggaggattctgggaaatgtagtaaagagtggGAGGCGCCATGTGAGGTTGGCgccctcagtaagataagtccttgtaaaaacacatagattagtagttatgggttaataattaagtcagagctagccattaagaaaccatagccaaaggccaacagctttataattaatatagtgtctcttgTATTGTTTGGGTTTGACATGACACTGGGACCAGACTGGCGGCAAGAGTTACTGTAAcagtgcacacccttaatcccagcactcaaaaagcagaggcaggcagatctctgtgagttcaaggccagtctggtctcaaagtgagttccaggacagccagagctgttacatagaaaaactctgtctctaaaagccaaatgtgtatgtgtagaatatatacaaaatacaaatatattgccataacatatacacaaatatattatGCACATATAACATTGTATAAGCATAAGGAACCGAGTTTAGATTCCCCactgtaaaagccaggcatggcagtttTCCCCAATTTAACTCCACTCTTCAGTCCCACTAACCGAAATACATGTGGCCTCGCTTATTCATAGCCATAATCCCAGTGCCCTCGTACAAGCAGTGCTCGAATCCTGGGTAGACAAAGTCCATGTCAACCTTCTCTGGCATTCCCAGTTCAAGAAACATCCACTCTGGTCTCCTGTTCATCCTGCCTGGGGGACATTCCTTGCAGCCCCTGTGCACTTTCAGCACCTGTAATTTCTCTTTACTGCTTTCACTCCCTGACAGATTAAACCATTAACATGAAGCGTGATCTAGGCAAGGCAAACTGGCCACCAGCATTGCAGCAGTCAGGACTGTTGAAAAGCACATGCTTCCTCTTGCTCCTGTGAGGATGGGGCAGTCTGCACTCCACAGCATTCACGATCCTCTCCAGCAGCGGAGCTTGCAATTCATTTGAAGTGCACTCATTTCCTTAAGCTCTGGGATGCGGAGCACTGTTTGTCATCACATTTCCCCctcaccaaaaataaaagaacagctCCTATTAAGCCTCGAACTGTTAGGCTGTGCAGACATGAAAACAGACAAAGagcttcttttcttatttggTAAATATTTAGCTTTTGAGGCATCAGTAACTAATCACAGCTGTTTCCTTCAGTTACAAATGGATTCAATCAGGtaaaatttcaaatgaaactCAAAAACCACCAGTCATTCCATTATACTGCACAATGGCCATGGCAGGGCTTGTGaaatatatgtattaaatatgCATGTATTCATCAAATCAGACAAAGAAGCTAATGGGTCTCTGATTAGTGTTCTAACTCTATTATGGTGATGCTTCCATCACACCCTGACTCATCTACAGCATGGGAACACAACACTGGGAAGTCTAATACACAAGCTGTCATACCGTCACTCTGTCTGAATACtgcacattgattttttttggcTAGAATTCCTCTTGAAAAATTGAAGGCAAAATAGAGCTGTGAAGCTGGAGTActctttaattttaatattagtaattagaaatttctaatattaaaagtattaaagctaaaccaaactaaacaaatcCCTGTTTATCTCTACTAAGACTtacaaacaatcttgttttcaaAGGGACTCTAGAGTGATAGTAGTGAACAATGTCCAATTCAACATAGATAAACAGCTGATATCGTTTTATTCTGTGCTAAAAATTACAGATTTTGTGACAACATACAAACAAATTTCTATTATAATAAATTGATACTCTGAATTAAGAATAACAAAATTTTACTTATTCACAAACTTGAAGCTGCTTGCTTTGTTTAGAGGTGATCAATTTTGATGCATcatttagatttacagagatgacTGTCAGTCAAGTGTACAGTCAGTTAGGTCTAAGTTCTCTGTGTTAAATTATGTTctttggcacatgcctgtaatctcagcactcagggctCTGAGGCTGGATTACgagtttgaagtcaacctgggctacatagaaacatAGAAACTGTTTCAAACATGCATGTCcacgtgtgaacacacacacacacacacacacacacacacacacacacacacacacacacacgagaatctAGAGAGTGCAATGAATCACCCTGCATTCCTTGATAGACTACAGGCAATGTAACTCCACCAAGACCAGAGTGGTGTCGATAATACAGActtgcctccacaggcacccagcTCTAACCTGTAAAGGCCTACTATGGAAAGTAACAGTGAGGTGTTAATTAACAACATTATCAACTcttattaaaaatgaacaacttTGGGTACTTTAGTTTTCGGTTTCTGCGTTTTGGGCAGATCCAGAACTTCTTCATAGTCTGCACTCATTCCCTGTGTCCAGCGACCAACTGTGACCATCCGATCTGTAGAGGGATAAAACaatcaaatataaaaacaagtaaTCAAATGCTTCACTTAGAGTGGTATCGGTTGAGCAAAGGAACTAGTTTTGACATGAATAATCACTAGAGAAGCCCCCATCCCGGCAGGAAAGTGAGCAACTCTGTAATTGATTAGAACCCTTGATTTCTAAGTACTACAGGCAATTTCTCATCCCAATTAGGGAAATGCAGCAGCTACTTTGCAATGCACAAACTGATGAGAAAGCTACTtcattctttcccagagttcatCACTGAAGAGGCAATGAATTCCAAGAGCCCGTAAACAGCAAGACTTAGGAGGCATTAGATTTAAATGCACACGATTCCACCTGTGAAATTATACAACATCTGCTTGTCAGTTTTGTCATTTGGGAAGTGGCAATCCTCCCAGGAGGGAGAATTCAAATCCCACTTCATCATTTCAATCTCACTGCCTACACCATATAAAGATGATCTCCTTCTAGACAAGATTATAAACAACAACTCCTGGTTTTTTGCATTTAAACATTAGGGGAAGAAAGTAAGAATGGGGAGACAGTGATGAATTATGTCTATGAAATAAGCCCTGGGGACCCACCTCTCCATGCCTTCCCAGggctgagatttcaggcatgcaaccaccatggccagctttcTAGTCAGTTCTGGGGGCCGAAGTCAGGTCCACATGCCATTGAAacacctgcccaggcctgctTGCTTTCTTCAACACAAGGTCATCTCTACTCTAATCCTGGCAAACTAAGGGAATAATGAACTCTACTTCTGTAGAAGTCTGCTGCATGTCTAACAGTGAACATTTAGAAGTTTTCAATGACCAAGGCTAGTATTTCACTAGAAGGAAAAAGGTACTAGGCAGACGCTGTGCTGATAACACAGTTTTAGTAAGTTAACAGCTTTACAATCATTTAGAACACAAAGCTCATGAGGATACTCAGGCTTATGAAtgttgaaaattaattttgtatttgaGTTCTAGCTTAGGAATCAATACTTTTTTGCTAAGTAACAAAGTAAGTTCTAGTATAATTAACTCCATTTCTGAGCAAATACACAAGCTTGTAAGATGTTTTTCAAAATAGAGTCCTGCAGTTTACCAGCTCTCTTCCCCAGAACAGACCTGAAGTCCAAGGCCTCAGGACTGGTGAGGTCACTGTCACAGGGCACAGCAGCTGTCTGCAGGCAACAGGGCCTCTCTGAGTTATTACTAACGGGATCAGTGAGCACAGAGAGAAATACCCTTATAGACGGAGGCCCAGGAGCTCACCTGAATTCTGATTTTCAGGACAATCTTTCTTAAAATGttccacagagccacagagtgtaCAGCCGCCACCTAGTAAAAGACAGAGTCACTGAGAACTATATCATCCTGACACAGGGTTTGTGACATGGATGAATACTTTCATGTTTTCCCATTGCTGATGACTGTAAAGGTAGCTGCTGTCAGGAAGCTGGGTGGGTACCATCACTCCTGTTAGTAACTCCTTTGCCATTCCTGAGTTTCAGAAGCTGCTCTTGTACCTGACCTTtgagagaagtggagaagagacACATGACAGAAGTCACCTGTCCAAGAGCCATGGCACAGAAGTATAGAGTTTTCTCATGGAGAATCAGTCAAGGTATGGAGCCTTCACCTGGAAACAAAACTTGTACAGGGCCACATCCTACCTCAGAGGATGCCCACAGTTTCTCAGAAAGCAGTGGCTCCCAAAATGGTTAGCAAGCAACACTGCTCTAATAGATAGGTCAGATGGGGGTAGTCATTACTTAAGGGAAATCTGTTTCATACCTTCCATTGGCAGTCCTGCTACCCTAAAAAACACCCCCATCTATCTAATTTAAGCAACACTCCGGGATGGTGAGTTACAACATGTGGTACCCACAATGGGGCTTTCACATAGTAATAATCATGTCTGTGTGACATGCCAAATCAGAAAAGGTCCCCACAGGATACAAACCTGTCTCTCAAGTATGGCATGCACTTCCCTTgctttaaaacaacaataaaaactatcCAAGTCTGGCTCAGCATGCAAAGCCATTTTTGCTCACAAGTCAACTTTCCAGGCCCGAGACCCATCTTTATGCCACTGTGAAAACAGAAGAGGCCTCTGAGTAGTGCACTTACTTTAAAATAGATACAGGCCACAACTGAGCAAATCTAAGACACCACTGATGCATTTACCTAAATTGTTCTAATATTAAccttgggagtcagatattggggtaaaaacctgatagGCTCAAAGAGCAATGGAGGAATGATCAGCTAGCTGATCCTGCCTTTCTACGAGTCCCAGATCAAAAAGGCCCAGCAAAATCCccaagtccctccctactacgtcctgtgcatctctctatccaGCTCCGAGTCCTCCATACCTCTATGGTTAATTCTAGTCAACTAGTCCCTGACTCCGTCCCCTGATTCAATTCTAACGTTATTAGCAGTCTCAGAGTGTCAGGGTGAACAAATATCCTACAACGAATCACTGATTGTAAGGTGTGCCATTACTTTACACATCTTTCAGAAAGTCAAAAAAGATGCCTATCCATGTAGGAGCCACTGATGGTATGATACAGTTTGATTTTgcatataaaaatggaaaaaatgcatCTCAGAATCAATGAAATCTAATTTCCATATTTCCATCATAAAGGTAACAAACTGACACAAGGACCATTCAGTAACTTGGCCGAAGACCTGAGACTGGTAAGTAGTGGTTAAAACTGATtctacacattttctctattggaCCTTGAGGAGGGAGACTCAAGACATGACACAGATATGCCAAGAATCCACTGGCACCAGCCATTTTATTAACAGACAATAATTTCCCCCTGCAGGTGTTCTGACACAACAGTGTTTTTTGCAGACACTGAGACACAGACAATAAAGTTACATGAAGCCCCAGGTCATGCATAAGGAGAAACTTCAGAAACAAATAtcacaacaaaacagaacagtgtgtaccacacacacagaatggCATGCTAGGATGACATTCACATATTACACAGCTTTTCAGATATTTTACTAAATTGAAATATAATCTCTCCACTTCTGTTGTGCTTAAACAATAGATATTTAATACATTCTCACAAATAATGCTGAAGCAAGTAGTTTGAGAAATATTCTGTagcctacctccctccccctgaTTTTTTAATAAGTTAAACTATAGTACACTAGTAGCCCAGCACAGAACAGTACTTGGTAAAGGCACTCAAGGTTTCACctattcaaaaatttattttaaaaagtcagatcTTAATTCTGAGCAATGTGCACTTGTTGGACACACAAGAGCAATGGCACTCACCATCGGCATAGACTCCTTTGGGATTTTCAGAGCAGGACCTAGACAGGTGCCCCATTTCTCCACAGACAAAACATTTTGCAAAAGGAAATTCACCTGTAAGAATCAATGTTCCCAttaatttattctgtttatgACAAGTTGTATAATTAACAAGTTGGCTATTTAATGGTAACCTTCCCACAGCACCAAACATAAACCTAAAAGAGAACATACCCAGAGCGGGGTCTACCCTAGCTCTGCACTTCGTGATCTCATGCTCCGTGGACCCGCATCGGTAACAAATGCCAGTGCCCATGTCCTGACTTTCCAGTGCAGCCGGGCAATCGGCGACTCCGTGCCCAGGTCTTCTACAATGGAAGCATACCTGGGAAAACAAAATATCAGTCCACGTGGTAAAACTACTCTCCTGTCTTTACTAATTCATTCATCAAAACtgtcttattttgtgttttaaagttaaaaaaaaaaaaagaaggaaatacttTCCATATCCCCAAAGGTCAGATGTCAGTTTCTGTTATGGCACTGTAAGTGCTTCTGATAACTAATCCCATTAATCCATTAGTCTTAGACACAAAGTCATAAATGGCTTTGTAGGAGGCAGTTGCTCATATGAATTGAACAAATATGGGTCATACATCTTTTACTAAGGATGCCTGCATGAGAAAACAAAGGTTATGTTTGGGGGAGGGACCTCTGTAGAACTCACACAATGGCTATAAAAAGGACCACTCAAATTAacacttgtatttttaaatttcacataGTTGACTGAAGCTTCCTTCAACGTCTCCACTATGACGCAGATCACAAGGAGCTCTCTGGGTAGGTCAAGCAGGTGGGTGTGTTCGAACAGCTGAGTGGAACTGGCCAGGAGCCAAGGGTCATCAGTGCTGGGAGGCACCAAAATATCATTAGGGTGTGGATACTTGAGAGATTGTGGCATCTGAGACCCATAGTGCTAAGGATAGCAGTGAGGACCATCCCACTGCTCTGCCTAGCCAGGGCAGGTCTAATGTCACCAATACTAATGGGGAGGTCAGAAAATCACTAGAACAGTTGTCTGCTCACATAAACATAACAGTTGGACAAACCACTTGAAAGAAAGACTGTCAGAAAGAAAGGGTCATGTCATGATCACCAGCCAAATCCTGTCACACACAGTCTCCTAAAAATGGGAACTCTGACATGGCCACCATAAACAGGTACTATCTATGGAGGCCAACTGCCTCGAAACCTGAGGCCATGATAATCCAGTGTACTCCATACTGCCTGATTGTGCTTCTTTATAGACAGAAGGCCCATCAAAATACAGTGAGGGTTTCCTGAACTTCCCGAGTACCATGATACAACagcccacattttcttcatcGGGAGTATGGATGGAAGAGAAGTTAGTCACAGCCTATTTGCCAAGGCCAGAGGACCCTGAAGGCATGCGTGGTAGACAGCACTCCTGTTATAGCCAATAGTTCACAAGAGGAAAGCAATGGATCTCACTTGACTTGCTGTCTAGTAAAGTGATTAGTGGAAAGGAAATTTGAAGACTATGTAACAGTGGTTGACATTGGCTCCCAACAATATTATGTGGTGGGTCAGAACTATCATCCAAAACAAGCAATAAATGGTGAAAATACTAAGATGTTAAAAGAGTAATTAGGTAAACTATGGGAAGAGGAAATCCATCTTACTTTGCTTCCAGGATGTGCCAGCAACACAGTGAAGGATGTCAATGTTTATTCATGACAGTCACACTGAGAGACAGATTTCATTGACTAAAGAGCTTCTGGGTATTCAAAACATCACCCAGACTATGTAACTTCAAAAAACAGGTCTCTCCTGAGAATTGCAGACCATGGAAGAAATCTAAACCATGTCAAGTCATTTAGAGGCCAAGTATGTTGGCagatgcctgcaactccagtacATGGTAGGCATGGACAAGAAATCACCCTGTctgaggcgagcctggtctacatagctagttccagtaGTCAAGGCTACATAACAAACCACCgtctcaaaacaaactaacaaaaagcacaacaacaaaaatctaaggCCTCTAACAGTCTTCCTCACATTTAAGTGGAAAATGGCCCAAAGCAGCAGAGTGGCATTTAAACCACAAGCAAAAGTAAGACCGGACTTAATCAGGAGCTATAAAACCACCATCActaattttaattgtattttgttaaaaaaaaaaacttaaataacaGCAACTATTTTCTTAcattgaaaatactttaaaagtttaAACAGCATACTAAATAATATTGAAGTTTTTGTCCACATGGATAATTAGTATTATGATAACCAATGCCTCTTTTCAAAAAGGTACAACCAGCATGCATAATAAAAACTTGGAactaggtctggagagatgttaAGAGCCCTGCTGAtcctccaaaggacccaggttcaacctCCAGCACCCACAAGAGGGGTaggagctcacaactgtctgtaacttcagttccaggggaagcaatgccctcttctggcttcctaggccaccaggcacacaagtggttcACAGACAATACACCCATATATGCAGGCAATACAcccataaatacaaaataaaaatttatttgacccacagccagacataaTGCAGAGATAGAGTCTAAACTGGAGGTCCTCATCGGGTCCCTCATCTCTCCTCTCGGAGCTtggggaaccctgtggaagagatgggggaggaaagattgtaggagtcagaggggatggaggacaccaggagaacatggtccactgaatcaactaagcagcaCACTCATgtgggctcatagagactgaaacagcaaaaATGCAGCCTGTATGGATCTATGCATGTGTTATATCTATTAGCTTGTTTTTTGgggactcctaacaatgagaGCAGTGGGTCTCTGACTATTCTGCCTGCTcatgggactcttttcctcctattgggttgccttgtccagtctcaATGAGGGCTTTTGCCTGGACTTATTGTATCTTATTTGTTGTGTCTGGTTgctgtctcttggaggcctgctcttttctgaagggaaatggagggagaCTGGATCTAGGGGAGAGGGTAAGTTAAGGGATGTTGGGAGAAGTGTagggagaagaaactgtggtcaggatgtattgtacgaaagaagaatctgttttcaatcatcatcatcaaattAAATTAGGGATTTACTCAGGTATGTTTAcactttttaattccagcactcgattGGCAGAGAAAGGCAGACCAATGTGAGTTCACAGCCGGTGGGTCCACATAGCCAGAtctaggccagccaaagctacaaagtgataccctttctcaaaaaagaaaatgaaaacaaacaaaaaaccaaacataagGTAGAAGGTAAATGAACCGTACTTTCAAAAATGtcttttagggctggagagatggccgaGTCATTAAAGTTCTTGCCACACATGcgtgacaacctgaattcaagcCTCAGACACCACATAAAAAGTAAGTCAAGTGTTGCAAAGCAGGTAGAATCCCAAATGGCCTGTTAGCTAGCCTGTAGAGTCTAActagaaagttctaggacagtgagaaatagtgaaagaccctgcctcaaaaacaaggtagatggtgcctgaggaatgacacctggagttatcttctggcttctacacacataggcacacagaaATGGTTTTTGGCTAGACATGGTGTCCTAAACCTACAACTCCAGCCACCCCCACACcaaccacacacaaacatgtgcatgAGCACAAACGAGCTTGGAAGTCATAACAAGTGAGGGCTGTGATGTCAATATGCCTGGCCTCTACCAACCTGGGGAAGTTTACTGCCTCAG
This DNA window, taken from Cricetulus griseus strain 17A/GY chromosome 2, alternate assembly CriGri-PICRH-1.0, whole genome shotgun sequence, encodes the following:
- the Zcchc9 gene encoding zinc finger CCHC domain-containing protein 9 translates to MTRWARVTTSNNKRPLSATSWEDMKKGSAESTDQNLPKHRQRQFSRLPLKNDTPQAKQKKNKKKKEYLNEDVNGFMEYLKQNSKRLHNGELIATDSQELREEIAVALKKDSRREERRLKRQAAKKNAMVCFHCRRPGHGVADCPAALESQDMGTGICYRCGSTEHEITKCRARVDPALGEFPFAKCFVCGEMGHLSRSCSENPKGVYADGGGCTLCGSVEHFKKDCPENQNSDRMVTVGRWTQGMSADYEEVLDLPKTQKPKTKVPKVVHF